From Dendropsophus ebraccatus isolate aDenEbr1 chromosome 10, aDenEbr1.pat, whole genome shotgun sequence:
CGGACCTCCTGTCAGAATTCTagaatagtttaaccccttaaataagGTGTATGAAGCCCAAGTGCTGTCTGCATCTCTGTAAGGGGTAGCAGGTGTGGACCTGCTCTGCCACCCAACCAGTTTGGATTTGGGTTACTCTCCAGCGcgctgtctaagggccctattccaccggacgattatcgtttgcataatcgttaacgatctcaaacgaccgctattgtgaaagacctgaaaacgttcactcattttcatggaacgataatcgttagttataatcgtaattgcgatcgttttttcttcgctatttatgcgctattgcgttcgtttctattgcgaacgaccgaacgatgtcttattcaatgcgaacgttttgcgaacgagcaacgataaaaataggtccaggtcttatgaagcgatcaacgatttctcgttcggtcgttaatcgttaactgcatttcaactgaacgattattgtttagattcgaacgatttaacgataatctgaacgataatcgtccggtggaatagggccctaagtatccCACCTATTTATCCCCTGTATGGGGGTCTGGACTTGAGTGGTCCTGGTGTGGGTAGTGTCTGGCTTAGAGTAACTGAGAGGCACCAAGGTGACAGACAGAGGCAAATTCAGGATTCGGCCAAGGTAGTGGACTGGCAGCATACAGACATGGAGACAGACACCCTGCACCCTGTCCTGCACAGGTTCATAGCAAACACTCCGCATCATAAACTGTAGAGATAAGCTAGGTACAAAGAACAAGCAGGTGACATAGTCAGGAAACAGGCTGGAGGAGCAGGTATGGCTGCTAGCaggtcatttaaaggggaagtctggatgTGTGCACCGGACGTAACAATCAATAGGGGAGCGTGTGTGCACCCTACAGGCAGGGTGAGGGGGTACAGAGACCAGAGCAGATGCATGGCGGAGGAAAAGAGCCATTTGTCCTCTCTCCTGACTGAGTACATACTTCCTTAGTACTGACGTCTGCTTCATCTCTTACAGGTATGCCGGACGACATGACTGCGGCTGCATCTATGAAATTAAAGTTCAGCTTTTGGCTGCGGATAAGAAAACTGTACTAAGCGAGTTCACTATGGCTCCCGAGCACATCCCCCAATGGAACGATACACGTTATAAGCAGGTACACCACAGAGCTTATAGTGAGGCTTTCATTGATCAGAATTAAggcataaaaaaatattttaagaaaaatcctgtatattataagaactgtccagagcagcagatgttttctatgagaatttactgctgctctggacagttcctgactgagAGAGAAGTgccagcagagagcgctgtgtcagactgaaaataatacatcacttcctgcaggacatacagcagctgataagtactagaagactggagatttttatatagaagtaaattacaaatctttaaaactttctgaaaccagttgatttgaaagaaaaagatttttgctggacaacccctttaaggaggccaTGGCCCTCTTGGGAGGAGTTCTTCAGTCTCTGCAAGCCTTACAAGTGCCTGTACCTGCAGTTGTAGTAGGAGCGGAGCCATCAGAACATCAGGCAGCCCTATTGATGGATTATTCTGTTACTTCCTTCTTATAGGTTTAGCATTCTGCAATGACTTATGATTCTGCTTCTTCCTCAGGTCTCTTATAAATTCCGTCACTATGGCCCTGGTGTCCGATATTTGAATTTTACTCACAAAGGAAAAGACACCCATTTCTGGAAAGGCTGGTACGGGGCTCGGATCACAAATTCCTCCGTCATTGTGAAATGTGACAATCTGGAGCCCTGTGAATGACAGACCCCTGCACAGGACCTATAGCCCCCTGGATATGAGCCCCTAATACAGGACCTGATACCAAAAGATGTGACCCCTGGAGGCAACTGATCATTAATCCCTTAAAGACGCTCACTAGAGTTACTGATGGTGCAGTTGTAATGGATTTGATGACAGCTCAGCCTCCTATACTTCTAGTCTCTTAGCTTAGTTAGAAATATATAGAGGTGAGGATTGTTACTCTGCCCTCTTAGCCGACAAAGATGGTTCAGGCTCTAGCTGCTCGTGTAATGCTGAGCTGGTTGCAGTATGGGACCAATGGCAGAAGGGACAGGAAGCAGTTTACAGTCAGAGGTCATCTGAACAAGAtacactgatttaaaggggttatccagcactacaaaaacatggccactttcttccagaaacagctccactcttgtctccagcttgggcggggttttgctgctccgttccattgaagtgaatgaagcttaattgcaaaccgcatctggagacaagagtcgtgttgtctctgagaaaaagtggccatgtttttgcagaactggataacccctttaaatgtatggatgcagccgAGCTGGGATAAATAAAGATGACCCTGCAGACTGTGGTTGTGTATTATATgggcataaaaaaaatacaggagtacttaaagtgtcactgtcttttttttttttttttttttttgcagaaatcaatagtccaggcgattttaagaaactttgtaattgggtttattaggcaaatatgccattatctgcattcaaaaagactttccccaggtcccccctccctcctctctctctcattcactgctcattatcaggaaatctcgactcttttacatcagttgggtcctgtgtaacctatggagaggggagggggaggagggagattagtcaccagcagagattagagaaaaaaggattacacagtgggacctgtgtgaaagccggtatacagaggtcagagaggtcagtgctgacttcagaggagatagcctgttgatgtagctgtaaattaactctttgttgtcctgttttggtgcctcatctcataTCAAACTGCTTTTTCTGAATGCacttttctgctaataaacccaattacaaaatttctttaaaatgcctgtactatagatttctgcaaaaaaaatttaaacaacaggtacactttaacctcttaaggacgcatgacgtatccgtacgtcatgcgcccgtaagaggtgttcagagcggggccgcacggcgaccctgcTATGAACCGCCACGGTTCCAGGTGcctcttgtagcccgggaccgcgggtattagcgggcacggtccgatcgccgtgcctgctaatacagtaatcagatgcagctgtcaaacatgacagctgcatctgattaccggacgcagcttatccctggtgtctagtgggatgttgtcccagaggagcgatctccgtacctgatgccggccggggacctctccaagatggcgccgtccccggcttgcAGCAGCCGAAAtcaagcgagtgccaatctcattgacctttgctgtataagtatacagcaaagatctcaatgagagatcaaagtatatatactagaagtcccccagggggaataaccctaaccccaggggggcttctagtatatgtgcaaaaaaaaaaaagtattattagtaaaaatccccctcccctaataaaagtttgaatcaccccccttttcccaggttttacataaaagtaaataaataaacatatttagtatcgctgcgtacgtaatcgcccgaactatttattaatcacattcctgatctcgcacggtaagtaaactgtgtaagcgcaaaaatattccaaagtgcaaaattgcacatttttggtcgcatcaaatccagaaaaaatttaataaaaagcgatcaaaaaatcgtatatgcgcaatcaaggtaccgatagaaagtaaacatcatggcgcaaaaaatgacacctgacacagccccatagaccaaaggataaaagcgctataagcctgggaatggagcgattttaaggaacgtttatttgttaacaatggcttgaatttttttaccggccatcagataaaagaaaagttatatatgttatatatcgttttaatcgtaatgacttgaggaacatgcacaacaagtcagttttaccccagggcgaacacagtccccccaaataaaagaaatgcgttttttttgttcaatttcaccacacattgaatgtttttctggtttcgcagtgtactttatgcaaaaattcagcctgtcattgcaaagtacaattagtgacgcaaaaaataagggctcatgtgggtttctaggtggaaaaatgcaagtgctatggctttaagcacaaggaggaaaaaccgaaaacgcaaaaacgaaaattggccccgtccttaaagggttaaaaaaaatgtaagaacaacggccgctgtcatacatgTTCACGCGGCCAATACTgaagtatcggccagatgaacatcatCACCTCTgaatgtgcccgcactccaattaaccattggCTTTAATACAATGTACGACCGTGAGAACAGACTGTGAACTACGGCCGTGGTTCGCAGTCTGCCGGCcaaaaaataattgacaagtcaattatttctaCAGACGCAGggaaacagcggccattgtgcgAGATATTGTGTGCACATCGACTGCTGTTACCCATAGGATTCTTCCgagtgcattcttttttttttactagaacagCTGTTGTTATGATCAGCAACGACAACTGTTCTTGTAAAAATAGAAtaggctgtgtgaacatagccctaaggtgTCAAAACAACATGTCAGAAGCTTCAATCAATTACAGCTGCTGGGATTGGACTTTAGTAGTTCAACCCTCTAGATGCTATGGCCTGTagtgactgtggcatctaggtggttatTTGATAGGTGCCAGTCCCTTCATGTGCTGAAGGCAAAGTGTAACATAAGTATTACGACTGATCAAACAACTGTTCCAGATCCCTGGGGGATTAAAAATGTACAATCAACAAGtgcttgtaaaaaataaattgaaatcAGCCCCACAAGGGGCTGCTACTCTGTGTTCTTAACCTAACCCCTAATGATAGCCTTGTATGACATGTATATATTAgggctatgtatgtatatagatttATTGAAATACTTTATTCATGGCAATAAAGTAAATTCCTCACAGAAAGCACAAAGCTCCTGTCCGGCAGATCAATGAAGGGTTCACTAAACCTTCTATAGGAAAAACCTCCTCAGTCATACATCCAGATAGGTTCCATCGCTGTCTCTAGTTATTTAGCCTTTTATGTAAATTATATCATAACTTTGCCTCAGTTATATAAATAAGGTGCACCGGTAACAGGGCAGCGGATCCCAAAGTGTAGGTCACAAGCCACTGACCGATATGTTGTGCAGCAGTTCCTTCCTCCACCTGCCTACATAAGGAAGCTAGCGGCCTCAAGCAGAGGAAGGCATGGGCATTCACTGCGGCTGCTGTGTCATATTAGTTGACCACATGATTCATTGGCTCTCACTGAGTGTAAATGGAGAAAGCTGTGCCAATCATTACAAGCTCTTCACTGTTCACGCTACAAGAGAGTGTAAAAGAGTCAAACACTTGTCTCTTGCTTCTCATGTCCTTTCCCtgccctccctccctcttggcAGTAGTGGGATGGCGCCACCATCAGTGCTGACTGCAGTGTTTCAACAATACCAGAAATATCtgagctaaagcccctattacacggggcgacatagatctgtcagcgctcgtttggtcCTGGTTTCCTGCTTGCGCTAATACACGCGCgggcagcaagcaggtgagtgcaggaggggccacGGGCCACACTCTGCCCCAGGTGTCGGCACTCGAGTGATGTCACTACGCtgacgccaggacaaggggagagcggcctcttgtgaccgctgcagtgcggccacaagagggaagaaagGAGGaaacgccggacccaggtgagtataagtgtttgtttttttatgttatatgggagggggagagcgcatgggggcctatatactacagggggagagcgcacaggggggactgtatactacagggggagagagcacgggggggactgtatactacagggggagagagcacggggggactgtatactacagggggagagagcacggggggactgtatactacagggggagagagcacggggggactgtatactacagggggagagagcacgggtggactgtatactacagggggagagagcacggggggggctgtatactacagggggagagagcacgggggggctgtatactacagggggagagagcacgggggggggactatattctacagggggagagagcacggggggactatattctacagggggagagagcacggggggactatattctacagggggagagagcacgggggactattctacagggggagagagcacgggggactattctacagggggagagagcacggggggactatattctacagggggagagagcgcacgggggggctatatactacagggagagagcgcacgggggggctatatactacagggagagagcgcacgggggggctatattctacagggggagagagagcacggggggactatattctacagggggagagagagcacggggggactatattctacagggggagagagagcacggggggactatattctacagggggagagagagcacggggggactatattctacagggggagagagagcacggggggactatattctacagggggagagagagcacggggggactatattctacagggggagagagcacggggggactatatactacagggggagagcgcacaggggggctgtatactacagggggagagcgcacgggggggactttatactacagggggagagcgcacggggagactttatactacagggggagagagcacggggggactatatactacagggggagagagcacgggggactatatacactactgggggagagcgcacgggagggctgtatactactgggggagagcgcacgggagggctatatactactggggcagagcgCAGGggcgggggctatatactactgaggcagagtgcacggggggggctatatacactactgggggagagcgcacgggggggggggggctatatacactactgggggagagcgcacggggggggggggctatatacactactgggggagagcgcccggggggagggggctatacactactgggtgAGAgcgcatggggaggggggctaaatactagtgggggagagcgcacaggggggctatatactacagggggagagtgcacaggggggctatatactacagggggagggcgcacagggggggctatatactacagagggaaagcgcacagggggcctatatactactgggggagagagcacaggggcatcaattctgtatttaaacaacctttgtgaaaagtaacaaaacacgtttactactgatgttcagctcggaccttcacctgacaatagaccccggtaagtggaccttcactaaaagttgttgagtacccctgccatagaggatagcagccgtctgctgccacagctcctattccacggagcgacggcaaaagatcactgctatcatagtcgtttgtctctaaacatgttgaaagacaaacgacagcaatgatcagccgacatcattcatgtcagctgatcgttgccttcaattAAACGGGGCGATTAACGGCCGATATGGGCTGATAATAGTTCTGTATAATAGGGCTTTAAAATGCAAAGGACAGAAGAATGGAGACAGGAGCACAAAAGACTATAGGCTGTATACAGTAGGAGGCAGTATAAAGGAGAACAAAAGAAAAGATAGCAGTATAGACACCTTATACAGGAGGACAGAAGTATATATTGTATGGAGGCAAGGGGATAGATGCTGTATATTTTAGGACAGGAATATAGAGGCAACATACAGAAGAacagatgctgtgtgtgtgtgtgtgactctctctctctctctatatgatatatatatatacatatatatatatatatatatatatatatacacacacacacgtgtatagCTGCAGTATACACAACAGAAAAATAGTTGCTCTAAGCACAAATCTTGGCCAAAGGTGGGTCTAAGCTTAAAAAAAGCTGGAAAAACTTCTACCTCTAAGAAGCTTGATATATTACATTTTATCCCACCTCTAGTTTGGCCAATACTAACCCGCCATAACCcgatattatttttatattttcacaCAAAGATCTGAATCTCCTGCATAggtttagaccagggatggggaacctttggcccttcagctgttgcaaaactacaattcccatcatgcctggacagccgaaggctgtccaggcatgatgggagttgtagttttgcaacagctggagggccagaggttccccatccctggtctaaaccTTAGTGAGAAAATATGGGCTACTTTCAGCCACCACAAGGGGGAGCAGAAGCTCAGTGTGTACAGTATTTTAGAACATTAATATAAATCCCAGGTTCCAGATCTGTATACAAAGAAACAGGATACTTTTTAATAACAAATATGAGAcaaatcatcatcatcagctcCAATCCCTATGGTCAAGTCTTGTTGCACTCGTTCTGAAGATGAAATACAGTGTCCAGTCTTCTGCTGTTCGCCCCCTCCTTGGCATCTACCATCACTTCTTCACATGGGCACAGTCATATTTCCCCCGCACTATTTTCAGTTTGACCCCGGGGAGATCCTGTGTGCGGCCCCCCTCCACCAGCACGATGTTGTGTTCCTGCAGATTGTGTCCCTCTCCTGGTATAAAGCACACCACCTCCTTGCCATTGCTGAGCCGCACCCGGGCACACTTGCGGTTGGCAGAGTTGGGTTTTTTAGGCTTACGGATCATGGTCTTCAAAACAACCCCCTTCAGCTGAGGGCTGCCACCCAGAGGTCCCGGTTTGGGTGGTACTTTCTTGGGTGGACCAGCTCTGTGCATCTGATTCAATGTGGCCATGCTACGGGAGTCCACCAGAGGAGGGACGGCGTTGCGGAAAACTGAACAACCTGAATAAAGACAACAAAGAGAGGCAGGAAATCCACTTAgaagatgcttaaaggggttgtctcatccCAGACACTGGTGGCATATAGCTACAATACATCAAtgtcttgaaggggtattccacttaagcataatttttgatatgacaagtcccatggtgagactgaaaattccttccatacttgttattatctattcattcttcttcccccagttctaagctgctgctttctgctgaaaacacaaaaaactgtgtgtgagctgttctctctgcctcctcctatgtttgagtggaatacccctttaacactgttgATCTATCTGTTGCCAAAACTTATCACAGTTGAAAACAAGTAGCCCCTTAATTCTACACAACCATCTAGTGCAGgaaggggaaccttcggccctccacctgttgcaaaactacaattcccatcatacgtggacaaccaaagctaaagctgtccaggcatgatgggggttgtagttttgcaacagctggagggcccccaTCCCTTATATAGTACCTGTTACCAAACGTGTAATGTTAGGCATGGCGAGATCAACCTACCCCATCTCCAAGGCACATAGATAAGGCTCCGGATTCCTGCAAAGGACATTGTGGGTCAAACAGACATCACCTGCGAGAGAGAAACTCGTGTAAGTGTCCTGCTGCAAACAATCCCATACTTGTACATGGTACTATCCATAACACCGACAAATAACACTAGGCACATGGTACTATCCATAACACCGACAAATAACACCAGGCACATGGTACTATCCATAACACCGACATATAACATAACACCGACATATAACATAACACCAGGCACATGGTACTATCCATAACACCGACATATAACACCAGGCACATGGTACTATCCATAACACCGACATATAACATACCACCAGGCACATGGCACTATCCATAACACCGACATATAACATTACACCAGGCACATGGTACtatccataacactgacatataACATAACACCAGGCACATGGTACTATTAATAACACCGACATATAACACCAGGCACATGGTACTATCCATAACACCAGGCACATGGTACTATCCATAACACCGACatataaccagggctgtggagtcggagtcgtgcaGTCACAGCTAGTTTTGGCtcgagttggagtcggaaaaaaaaatgtagaattgaattttgatatgaattttacaagttttgctcatgaatatattatgagcaacattctaataggacactggccctattacataagggtggtcggggaatatatcagtaataggacactggccctattacataagggtggtcggggaatatatcagtaataggacactggccctattagataagggtggtcggggaatatatgagtaataggacactggccctattagagaagggtggtcggggaatatatcagtactaggacactggccctattagataagagtggtcggggaatatatcagtaataggacactagccctattacataagggtggtcgggggaatatatcagtaataggacactggccctattacataagggtggtcgggggaatatatcagtaataggacactggccctattagataagggtggtcggggaatatatgagtaataggacactggccctattagataagggtggtcgggaatatatcagtaataggacactggccctattacataagggtggtcggggaatatatgagtaataggacactggccctattagagaagggtggtcggggaatatatcagtaataggacactgcccctattacataagggtggtcggggaatatatcagtaataggacactgcccctattacataagggtggtcggggaatatatcagtactaggacactggccctattagataagagtggtcggggaatatatcagtaataggatactagccctattacataagggtggtcgggggaatatatcagtaataggacactggccctattagataagggtggtcggggaatatatcagtaataggacactggccctattagataagggtggtcggggaatatatcagtaataggacactggccctattacataacggtggtcggggaatatatgagTAATAGGACACAGGCCCTATTAgagaagggtggtcggggaatatatcagtaataggacactggccttattacacaagggtggtcggggaatatatgagtaataggacactggccctattagagaagggtggttggggaatatatcagtaataggacactggccctattagataagggtggtcggggaatatatcagtaataggacactggccctattacataagggtggtcggggaatatatcagtaataggacactgcccctattacatatgggtggtcggggaatatatcagtactaggacactggccctattagataagggtggtcggggaatatatcagtaataggacactagccctattacataagggtggtcgggggaatatatcagtaataggacactggccctattacataagggtggtcgggggaatatatcagtaataggacactggccctattagataagggtggtcggggaatatatgagtaataggacactggccctattagataagggtggtcgggaatatatcagtaataggacactggccctattacataagggtggtcggggaatatatgagtaataggacactggccctattagagaagggtggtcggggaatatatcagtaataggacactggccctattagagaagggtggtcggggaatatattagtaataggacactggccctattacacaagggtggtcggggaatatatgagtaataggacactggccctattagagaagggtggtcggggaatatatcagtaataggacactggccctattagataagggtggtcggggaatatatcagtaataggacactggccctattagataagggtgattggagaatatatcagtaataggacactggccctattagataagggtggtcggggaatatatcagtaataagacactggccctattagataagggtggtcgggaatatatcagtaataggacactggccctattacataagggtggtcggggaatatatgagtaataggacactggccctattagataagggtggtcggggaatatatcagtaataggacactggccctattagataagggtggtcggggaatatatcagtaataggacactggccctattagataagggtggtcggggaatatatcagtaataggacactggccctattagataagggtggtcggggaatatatcagtaataggacactggccctattagataagggtggtcggggaatatatcagtaataggacactggccctattagataagggtggtcggggaatatatcagtaataggacactggccctattacataagggttgtcggggaatatatcagtaataggacactgcccctattacataagggtggtcggggaatatatcagtactaggacactggccctattagataagggtggtcggggaatatatcagtaataggacactagccctattacataagggtggtcgggggaatatatcagtaataggacactggccctattagataagggtggtcggggaatatatcagtaataggacactggccctattagataagggtggtcgggaatatatcagtaatagcacactggccctattacataagggtggtcggggaatatatcagtaataggacactgcccctatta
This genomic window contains:
- the MRPS12 gene encoding small ribosomal subunit protein uS12m, whose amino-acid sequence is MSFAGIRSLIYVPWRWGCSVFRNAVPPLVDSRSMATLNQMHRAGPPKKVPPKPGPLGGSPQLKGVVLKTMIRKPKKPNSANRKCARVRLSNGKEVVCFIPGEGHNLQEHNIVLVEGGRTQDLPGVKLKIVRGKYDCAHVKK